A segment of the Streptomyces sp. ITFR-21 genome:
GGGTCCGGTCGGGGTCCGGTCGGGGTCCGGCGCGGGGCAACCCGGGGCCGACACGCAGCAGGGCGGTTCGGGGCCGACGCGGGGGAACCGGGTGGGGCGACCGGGCCGGGAGTTCATGAAACCTCAATATTCCGCGGGGGCTTCCCGGGTTACGGTGGCCCCCGGCCGGGCGTCCGGGGCCGGCCGCCGAGATCGTCGTCGGACCCGGTCAGGAGGCCGCCGTGACCACCGCGTTCGACCCCATCGAGCTGGCAGGGCTGAGCCTGGCCAACCGGATCGTGATGGCGCCGATGACCAGGAGCCGAGCGTTCGGGCCGGGGCAGAGCCCCACGGACGCGGCGGTGGCGTACTACGCGCAGCGCGCCTCCGCCGGGCTGATCATCACCGAGGGCACGCAGCCGTCAGCCGCCGGACAGGGGTACCCGGACACCCCGGGGCTGCACAGCGCGGGGCAGGTCGCCGCCTGGCGGAAGGTCACGGACGCCGTGCACACCGCCGGCGGCCGGATCTTCGCGCAGCTGATGCACACCGGCCGGATCGGGCACCCGTCGGTGTCCCCGCACGGGCTGGTCCCGGTGAGCCCCTCCGCCGTCGCGCCGAAGGGGCGGATCTACACCGCCGACGGGCCCAAGGAGTACGTGGTACCCGAGGAGTTGGACGAGGACGGCATTTGGCGGACCATCGCCGACCACGTGTCCGCCGCCCGCAACGCGATCGACGCCGGCTTCGACGGGGTCGAGGTGCACGGCGCCAACGGCTACCTCGTCCACCAGTTCCTGGCACCCAACTCCAACCTGCGCACCGACGGCTGGGGCGGGGACCACGAGGGCCGGGCCCGGTTCGCGGCGGAGCTGGTACGGGCCGTGGCCGAGGCGATCGGCCCGCACCGTACGGGGCTGCGGATCTCCCCCGGCAACCCGCTCGGCGACATCGACGAGCCCGACCCCGGGCCCACGTACCTGGCGCTGCTCCGCGCCCTGGAGCCGGTCGGCCCGGCCTATCTGCACATCACCGAGACCGGGGACCGGGCGCTGACCCTGGAGCTGCGCAAGCGGTTCGGCGGCGTGGTCATCCTCAACGCCCGTACCGACGGCCGCCCTTCGGGTCCCGAGGAGCTGGCGCTGGTCGAGGACGGCACCGCCGACATGGTGTCGTACGGCGCCCTCTTCCTCGCCAACCCCGACCTGCCCCGCAGGCTCCGCTCGGGCGGCCCGTTCAACGCCCCGGACCGGGCCACCTACTACGGCGGCGACGAGCGCGGCTACACCGACTACCCGGCGCTGGCCTGAGCGCCGGAAGGCCCGGAAAAACGCCTCGCGGCCGGGCGGCAGGCGACCCCGGGGCGCCGGCAGACCCGGCGGTACGGGAAGGCCCGGCGGCCGGGCGGGAAGCGTAGGGCAGCCCCGCCAGGGCCCCCGCCGCCGACACCACCACCAGCGCCGCCGTGACGGCGAAGGCGTGCACCGACGGATGCGGGCCCGGCAGCGCCAGCCGGTTGAGGAACAGCGTGCCGAGGGTGGCCACCCCGATCAGCCCGCCCGGCTGCGTCACCGTCGCCGGCAGCCCGCTGGCGTCGGCCGCGTCCTGGGGTACGACCTTCGCCAGCGCGAGCGTGAACGTCGGGCTGAACGCCGCCCCCAGGCCGAGCCCGAGGCCGAGCAGGGCGACGTAGAGCCACGGCCCGCCGGTTCCGCCGCCGCGCAGCGCCAGGCCGAGCCAGGCCAGCGAGAGCCCTGCGACCGTCATTCCGGAGGTCGCGGGCCACGGCCGCCAGGCCACCGGCAGCCGCCGCCAGGTCAGGCCGATCCCGCCGAAGCCGACCGCGCAGGTCGCGAACGCCAGCCCGGTGCGCAGCGCGCTGAAGCCGAGCCCGGACTGGAGGTGCAGCGCGACCGCGAACAGGAAGCCGGCGTTGACGGCCATGGACGGCGTGATCACCGCGACGGCCCGTGCCATACCCGGCGCCCGCAGCACCCGGGCGGACACCAGCGGCGTCCCGCCGCGCCGGGCCGGCCGGGACTCGATGACGGTGAAGAGCGCGAAGAGCAGCACGCTCAGCCCCAGGCAGACCCGGCCCCACACCGGCCAGCCCTCCTCCTGCCCCAGCCCCTGCCCCAGCACCAGCACCAGCACCAGCACCAGCACCAGCACCAGCGGTACGGTGAACAGCGTGAGGGCCGCCGCCAGCGCGGTCAGCCCCGGCAGGTCCAGGCCGCGGCGCCGCTCGGGGGCGGTGCGCACGTCGCGCGGCAGCACACGCGTGGCGGTCACCAGCATCGCGGCGCCGATCGGCACGTTGACCAGGAACACCGGCCGCCGGCCGGTGCCGAACAGGTCGGGGCTGACCAGCGGCCCGCCCAGCGACATGCCGAGCGCGCGCCCGGCTCCGGGATCGGCGCCGCCGGCGGACGGGTGGGCCGCGGCCCACGGGGCGAGTGCGGCGGACGAGGCCGCGGACGGGGCCGCGTGGCCCGGTCACCGACGAGGAGGCCGTCGGCGCCGACGTGCTGCGCGTCCTGGAGTCGCTGGACCCGCTGCCGGCCGTGATCTACAACGGGCGCTACGACGTGGTCGGGTCGAACTCCGCCTACCGCACGCTGTGGCCGATGACCGCGCTGGTGAACCGGCGCGAGCGCAATGTGCTCTACAAGCTGATCACGGTGCCGCAGTGCTGATCCACCTTCGTCAACGCCGCCGAGGAACTGCCCTGGATGGTGGCGCAGCTGCGCCGGCCGTACGGGCGGCACGTGGGCGAGCCGGCCTGGGAGGCGTTCGTCGCGCGGCTGGTCGAGGAGAGCCCGTACTTCGCGCGGCTGTGGGCGCACGGCGACGTGGCCGCGCCCGGCCGCCGGGTGAAGGTCTTCCGGCACGCCGCCGTCGGCGTCATCAACCTGACGTCGCTCTCGCTGACCATCGACGGGATGTCGGAGCACCGGATCGTGGCGTACGCCCCGGTCGCGGAGGAGGACGGGTCGCGGATCGAGCGGCTGCGGGCGGTGGCGGACCCGGTCATCGGCCGCGAGGTGCACGGCCGGCCGCTGTCGGAGCCGCTGGCGGCGCAGGCCGAGCGGGCGGCGGTCACCGGATCCGCGGTTCCGGTGTCATGAGAAAAGCGCCCCTCCCCGGGGGGGAAGGACGCTGTCGGACAACAGACCCCTACCGCCTTTGCAGGCGCCCTTCGAAAGAACAGGGGTTCCGACGGTACTTCTTTGTGGAGCTACGGGGAATTGAACCCCGGACCTCTTGCATGCCATGCAAGCGCTCTACCAACTGAGCTACAGCCCCGCGTCCGCCCGGTTGTCGCGGCGACGAGAAGAAGCATAGCCGGTGAGCGCGCCGGAAACGAAATCCTTACGGCTGGCCCTAGGAGTCGTCGCCGAGCACCGCTTCGGGCAGGGTGCCGGCGTTGTGCTCGTTGAGCCGCCAGCCCCGGACGCCCTCGCCGAGCACCGACCAGCAGCAGTTGGTGAGGCCGCCGAGGGACTCCCAGCTGACCGGATCCAGACCGAGCAGCCGGCCGATGGTGGTGCGGATGGTGCCGCCGTGGCTGACCACGACGAGCACGCCGCCGTCGGGCAGTTTGTCGGCGGCGTTCAGCACAAGAGGCGCGGCCCGGTCGGCGACCTCGGTCTCCAGCTCGCCGCCGCCGCGCCGCACCGGCTCGCCGCGCTTCCACGCCTCGTACTGCTCGCCGTACCGGTCGAGGATCTCGGCGTGGGTCAGGCCCTGCCAGACGCCCGCGTAGGTCTCCCGCAGGCCCTCGCAGGAGGTGACGGGCAGGCCGGTGAGCGCGGACAGCTCGGCCGCGGTGGCCGCCGCCCGGCGCAGGTCGGAGGAGATGATGGCGTCCGGGCTCAGCGCGGCCAGCAGCCGGGCGGCGCGGCGCGCCTGGGCGACGCCCGTCCCGGTCAGCTCGATGTCGGTGGTGCCCTGGAAGCGCTGTTCCAGGTTCCACGCGGTCTGGCCGTGCCGCCACAAGACGATGCGGCGCCCCCGGCCGCCGTTGCCGCCGTTCAGCTCAGGCTCCCTCGTCCTCGCCCGCGGCGGAGGCCCGCGCGTGGGCCTCCGCCTTGCCGCGGGTGGCCACCGCCTCCTCGGGCAGCTCGATCTCCGGGCAGTCCTTCCACAGCCGCTCCAGCGCGTAGAAGACCCGCTCCTCCGAGTGCTGCACGTGGACGACGATGTCGATGTAGTCGAGCAGCACCCAGCGCCCGTCCCGCTCGCCCTCGCGCCGCACGGGCTTGACGTCCAGCTCCTTGAGCAGGGTCTCCTCGATGCCGTCCACGATGGCCTTGACCTGCCGGTCGTTGGGCGCGGAGGCGACCAGGAAGGCGTCGGTGATGGAGAGCACGTCGCTGACGTCGTAGGCGATGATGTCGTGCGCGAGCTTGTCGGCCGCGGCCTGGGCGGCGTGCCGGGTCAGCTCGATGGAGCGGTCAGTGGCGGTCACAGAAGCGGCTTTCCGGTCGGGGGCTGGTCGGTCAAGGGTCTCACGACCCTCCGACAGCCCCCGACCGGACCAAGGCCACCCGGGTGCGCGGCCTACGGCGTCAGTCGTCCGACGGCAGCTTGTAGTCCTTGCCGAGGACGACCACGACGTCCGCGTTGGACGGCACCGTGCCCGGCTGCACCGCGCTCGCCGGCAGTCCCAGGGTGGCGGCCACGTCCTTGGCCGCGGCGAGCCGGGCCGGGTCGGCGTAGCGCACCTGGGACAGCGGCTGGGTGCTCGCCGCCTTGCCGCCGGGCACGTACACGTACGTGCCGCCGTTCACGATCGCGGCCTGGGCGATGTCGGCCGCCTTGGCGGTGCCGGTGGCGTCCTGGATCTGCACCCGGGCCTGCGCCGAACTCCCGCCGGTCTGCTTGACGTTGCCGCCCAGTACGTCCTTGACGACGCTGCCGGCGGCCTGGGCGCCGAGCGTGCCGTCCGGCTGCACCGCCATCATCGCGGTGTCGTAGGCGCCGGTCTTGGCCAGCTCCGCCAGCTGGGCGAGCGAGGCGCCCAGCTGCTTGTCGGTCAGCGACGGGTCGAGGATCTGGCTGAGTCCCTGGACGGTCCTGGTGGCGTCGTCGGCGTCGCTGGGCATCTTCTTCAGCACCGCCTGCATCACCTGGCCGAAGCGGGCGAGCTGGTCGGTCTGCGACTCCCCCGGCCCCTTGTACGTGGCGTACGCCACGGCGGCCTGGCCGGTCAGCTCCTCCTGGGGGCCCTTGGGCACCAGGGTCGTCCCGCTGTCCTTGCCGGTGCCCTTGACCGCGGTGTCGGTGTTCACGAAGACGTCGCCGAGCGAGTCGACCAGGAGTTCCAGGTACGGCGAGTCCAGCCGCCAGCTGCCCTTGATGTCGGTGCCGAGCAGCGCGTTGAGCGCGTCCCGGGTGGGGCCCACGCCGTCGGCGACGGACTTGTCCAGGGTGGTCGTGGTGCCGTCGTCGGCGCCGACCTGGAGCCCGCCCGGGATCAGTACGGTGGTGCCGCGGCCCTTGGTGGCGTTGTCGACCAGCAGCGCGGTGGAGCTGGGGCCGCCGTTGACCGGCAGCATGTGGACGACGATCACGTCGCGCTTCTGGGCGCCGCCGGAGGCGACCGGCGCGGTGCCGGCCTGGTTGAGGCCGGGGATTCTGCCCGCGTGCCACAGATAGCCGCCGGCCCCGAGCACGGCCAGCACCAGCAGGACCGCCAGGCCGACCTTGCGGTTGTGGCTGCGCCGCCTGGCCTCCTCCCGGCGCTCGGTGCGCGACTCGGAGAACTTCAGCCAGTCGATGACCTCTTCGGACTCCTCCGACGCCTCGTCGAGGAAGGAGAACTGCTCGGTGTGATAGCCGGCCGCGGGCTCCGCCGCCGGTTCGGGCGCGGCCGGCGCCTCGGGCCCCAGCGGCTGCGGGCCGGTGTTGTGGAGCGGCTGCTGCCCGGTGCCATAAGGAGGCTGCTGCCCGGTGTCGTATATCTGCTGCTGCCCGGTGTCGTAAACCGGCTGCTGACCCGTCTGGTACGGGGCCTGCTGTCCCGTGTCGTATCCCTGCGGCTGCGGGCCGGTGTCGTACGCCTGCTGCTGCCCGGTGTCGTAGACCGGCTGCTGCCCGGTGCCATAGAGAGGCTGCCGACCCGTCTCGTACGCCTGCTGCCGGCCGGTGTCGTAAACCGGCTGCTGACCCGTCTGGTACGGGGCCTGCTGTCCCGTGCCGTATCCCTGCGGCTGCTGCGGCTGCTCGTAGTACGGGCGCTGGGGCTGCTGCGGGATCCAGCCCGGCGGCTGGCCGCCCTGGTGCTGTCCGCCCTGCTGCGGGGCGCCCTGCTGCTGGCCGCCGTACGTCTGCGAGGGGTCGGTGTAGTACGGATCCGCGTACTCCTGCTGCTGGAGATCCTGCTGTGGCGCGAGGGGCCTGCCGTACGCGTCGTAACCGTAGTGCTGCTGCTGGTAGTAAGGGTCCTGCGCGTAAGGGTCGCTCTCGTTGTCGGGACCGCCCTCGGCATACTGCCAACGGGGGTTTGCGTCGTTCACGAGGAACCCCTTCGTGTGTTTTTGCGCCGCTACCCGGTCGCGTCCCGGTACAGCGCGCGTTTGTCGATGTAGCGCACCACACCGTCCGGAACCAAGTACCAGACAGGATCCCCCTTGGCCACCCGCTGGCGGCAGTCCGTGGACGAGATCGCCAGCGCCGGTACCTCCACCAGTGACGCCCCGCCCTCAGGGAAGCCCGGGTCGGACAGGGTATGCCCCGGACGTGTCACGCCGATGAAATGTGCCAGGGAGAACAGCTCCCCGGCGTCCCGCCAGGAGAAGATCTGCGACAGGGCGTCGGCACCGGTGATGAAGAACAGGTCAGCCGTCGGGTGCTCCGCGCGCAGGTCCCGCAGGGTGTCGATGGTGTATGTGCGGCCCGCGCGGTCGATGTCGCTGCGGCTGACCGAGAACTGCGGGTTGGAGGCGGTGGCGATCACCGTCATCAGATAGCGGTCCTCGGCGGCCGAGACCTTGCGGTCCTCCTTCTGCCAGGGCTGCCCGGTGGGTACGAACACCACCTCGTCGAGGTGGAAGAGGCTGACCACCTCGCTCGCGGCCACCAGGTGCCCGTGGTGGATGGGGTCGAAGGTACCGCCCATCACGCCGATGCGCTTCTTCGCGGCGGACATGTCAGTCCCGGTTGAAGCGGGTCACGATCCAGAGCAGCAACAGCAGCGCGCCGAGCGCGCCGAAACCGGTCAGGTACGGGCTCAGGCTCGGGTGGTTACCGCCGCCGGACTCGGCGAGCGTGGTCAGGGCGGTGGCTGCGGCAGGCGACATGGGAGCGGACCCTTTGCGTACTCGGGGACGGGCGGCGAGACTCTGGGGCACATCGTACGGGCGGACTCCGGGGAACTTCGCGCAGGCTCCGCGCGTCCAGCACTGTGAACCGGTCGGCGAGCAGGGGGTTGGGCCAGTATGTCCGAAGCGCAGGGACCGCAGGGACCGAGCGAACCCCGGGAGGGGCCGGACGGGGCGCCGCGGGACGACCGGGTCAGCACCGAGAAGCTGCTGCCGGGCCGCAACCGCCGCCGTTTCCCCGACATCTCCTCACGGGCCTACGAGCACCCGGCCGACCGGTCCGCGCTGGTCGCTCTCCGCAAGCTGAGCGGCTTCGACACCGTCTTCAAGGCGCTGAGCGGGCTGCTGCCGGAGCGGAGCCTGCGGCTGCTGTTCCTGTCGGACTCGGTCCGGGTGGGCGACGAGCAGTTCGCGCATCTCAACGCGATGCTGCGCGACGCCTGCGCCATCCTGGACCTGGACAGGCCCCCGCTGCTCTACGTCAGCCAGAACCCGCAGCCGAACGCGATGTGCATCGGCATGGACGAGCCGATCATCGTGCTCACCACCGGCCTGGTGGAGCTGCTGGACGAGGAGGAGATGCGCGCGGTCATCGGCCACGAGGTGGGGCACGCGCTGTCCGGCCACTCGGCGTACCGCACGATCCTGCTGTTCCTGACCAACCTGGCGCTGCGGGTGGCGTGGATCCCGCTGGGCAATCTGGCGGTGCTGGCGCTGGTCACCGCGCTGCGCGAGTGGTTCCGCACGTCGGAGCTGTCCGCCGACCGGGCCGGGCTGCTGGTCGGCCAGGACGTGCGGGCCTCGATGCGCGGCCTGATGAAGCTGGCCGGCGGCAACCACATCCACGAAATGAACGTGGACGCGTTCCTCCGGCAGGCCGACGAGTACGAGGCGGCCGGCGATCTGCGGGACTCGGTGCTCAAGATCCTGAACGTGCTGCCGCGCAGCCACCCCTTCACCACCGTCCGCGCCGCGGAGCTGCGCCGGTGGGCCGCCTCCCGGGACTACCAGCGGCTGATGGACGGCCACTACCCGCGGCGCAGCGAGGACAAGGACGCCTCGGTCGGCGAGACCCTGAAGGAGTCGGCCCAGCACTACGCCGACACGGTGAAGCAGAGCAAGGACCCGCTGATAGGTCTGATACGCGACCTGTCCAACGGCGCCGGCGGCCTCGGCGGCAGGCTGCGCGACCGGTTCACCGGGGCGGGCGCCGCGGCCGGCCCGGCGGAGAAACCGGCCGAAGGACCGGCTAGCGGACCGTCGTCGGGGGACCCTCGGCCGGAGGGCTGAGCGGGGCGCACACCGCGCCCACCGGCCGGTCGTGGTCGTAGGGGTCGGAGTCGGCCACCGGGCCGGGCGCGGTGTCCCCGGCCAGTATCGGCCGGAAGCCCTGCACCGGATGGGCGCACGGCAGCGGCCCGGCCGCCACGTCGGCCTCGACGACCTCGATGTGGTGGTCGCGCAGGTCCCGGTGGTCGAAGCGGAAGCGCAGCTGGCGGCGGACGGTGAACAGCGAGGCGGCGCCCTCGGCCGAGCCGGGGCCGCGCAGCGCGTACACGAAGGTGTGGTCGGCGCTGATCTCCAGCTGGTCGTCGCTGGTCTCGCCGGCGTCCAGGGTGCCCTGCACCCGGATGTCGCCCACCAGGGTCACCCGCGCGGCCGGGTCGAAGCGCACCAGCCAGCCGGTGGCCTCGTGCCGGCCGTCGGCGGCCGGGCTGGTCAGGCTGGAGTCGAACTGGTCCAGCTGCCCGGGGTCGAGCAGGTCGCGGACCTTGCGGACGTCGCCGCCGGTCACCGTCTGCCGGTCCACCCCGGAGTCGAACAGGTACTCGCGCGCGGTGTCGTACGCCTGCCGGACCTCGCTCCGGTCGAAGTCGCCGACGCGGTGGGCCGGCGGCGGGTTCAGGCCCTCGACGCCGACCGGGTAGTGCGCGGCGGCGGCGCCGGTGAAGGGCGCGTCGGCCGGCACCGCGGGGACCGGACCGGCCGGCACCAGCGGGATCACGGTCACCTGCAGCCGCGCGCCGGCGCCGGGGGCCGCGGCCCGGTACGGGTGGCGCACGCCCATGTAGATCGCGAAGCCGAAGGCCAGCACGATCAGCAGCATCAGCGCCACCGCCTGCCGGGCCAGGCCGCGCGGCAGCACATGGCGGATCCGGACCGCCCGGGGCGCCCCGGCCAGCCGCTCCTGGGCGGAGAACTCCTGGATACGGGCAGCCCGGACGAACGATTCGTCGAAGACGACGGACCGGTACTCGTCGTCGCCGCCCCCCGGGGCGCCCTCGGGCGTGCCCTGGGGAGGGTCTGCGGACCCGCTCATATCACCAGGTTAAGTCCGTGCACGGGTGAGGAAACCTCCCGGGACCGGTCATGTCGACACGGCTCAGGGCAGGGGGGTGGTGAGGACGGGCTGCATCCGCTGGGTACCGACCGGGCCGCTGGACGGCGGCGGCGCGGTGGGCTGCCGGGTGCCGCCCGCGCCCCGGTAGACGGCGGCGAAGGTGAGGGCGACGACGCCTATGCCCATCACCACCGCCAGCGCCCAGGCGACCGGGCGGTGCCAGCGGGTGTTGCCGCCGCGGTACGGATGCCCGGCCGCGTACAGCTCGTCGGAGACCGGAGCCAGGTCGTCGTCCAGTTCGGGGACGGCGGCCGGCTCCCTTCTGTGCCGACCGGACCCCGGCTGCGGCAGCGCGGGGCCTTCGGCGACGGCGGGCATCCGTTCCCGGGCCGTGGGCTCGTGGAACAGTGCGGACCGTACGAAAGCTTCGTCGAGGACTAGGGAGGCGAACTCGTCATCGTCCGGCATCTGTTCAGGGTAATGCGCGGGCAGGCCCTTTGGGCAGGGGAATCGGCCCCGGCTGTGGACCGGCTGTGAGCCGTCCGGGTGCGGTGGAGGTACGGGCGGATACGGGTGGGACCGGGGTCAGCGGATGTGACCGTCGCCGGTGACGATGAACTTGGTGGAGGTCAGCTCGGGCAGTCCCATCGGCCCGCGGGCGTGCAGCTTCTGGGTGGAGATGCCGATCTCGGCGCCGAAGCCGAACTGGCCGCCGTCGGTGAAGCGGGTGGAGGCGTTCACCATCACGGCGGCGGCGTCGACCAGCTGGGTGAACCGGCGGGCGGCGGACTGCGAGGTGGTCACGATGGCCTCGGTGTGGCCGGACGACCACAGCCTGATGTGCTCGACGGCGGCGTCCAGGGAGTCCACCACACCGGCCGCGATGTCGTACGACAGGTACT
Coding sequences within it:
- a CDS encoding alkene reductase encodes the protein MTTAFDPIELAGLSLANRIVMAPMTRSRAFGPGQSPTDAAVAYYAQRASAGLIITEGTQPSAAGQGYPDTPGLHSAGQVAAWRKVTDAVHTAGGRIFAQLMHTGRIGHPSVSPHGLVPVSPSAVAPKGRIYTADGPKEYVVPEELDEDGIWRTIADHVSAARNAIDAGFDGVEVHGANGYLVHQFLAPNSNLRTDGWGGDHEGRARFAAELVRAVAEAIGPHRTGLRISPGNPLGDIDEPDPGPTYLALLRALEPVGPAYLHITETGDRALTLELRKRFGGVVILNARTDGRPSGPEELALVEDGTADMVSYGALFLANPDLPRRLRSGGPFNAPDRATYYGGDERGYTDYPALA
- a CDS encoding M48 family metallopeptidase: MSEAQGPQGPSEPREGPDGAPRDDRVSTEKLLPGRNRRRFPDISSRAYEHPADRSALVALRKLSGFDTVFKALSGLLPERSLRLLFLSDSVRVGDEQFAHLNAMLRDACAILDLDRPPLLYVSQNPQPNAMCIGMDEPIIVLTTGLVELLDEEEMRAVIGHEVGHALSGHSAYRTILLFLTNLALRVAWIPLGNLAVLALVTALREWFRTSELSADRAGLLVGQDVRASMRGLMKLAGGNHIHEMNVDAFLRQADEYEAAGDLRDSVLKILNVLPRSHPFTTVRAAELRRWAASRDYQRLMDGHYPRRSEDKDASVGETLKESAQHYADTVKQSKDPLIGLIRDLSNGAGGLGGRLRDRFTGAGAAAGPAEKPAEGPASGPSSGDPRPEG
- the nadD gene encoding nicotinate-nucleotide adenylyltransferase; the protein is MSAAKKRIGVMGGTFDPIHHGHLVAASEVVSLFHLDEVVFVPTGQPWQKEDRKVSAAEDRYLMTVIATASNPQFSVSRSDIDRAGRTYTIDTLRDLRAEHPTADLFFITGADALSQIFSWRDAGELFSLAHFIGVTRPGHTLSDPGFPEGGASLVEVPALAISSTDCRQRVAKGDPVWYLVPDGVVRYIDKRALYRDATG
- a CDS encoding histidine phosphatase family protein — encoded protein: MNGGNGGRGRRIVLWRHGQTAWNLEQRFQGTTDIELTGTGVAQARRAARLLAALSPDAIISSDLRRAAATAAELSALTGLPVTSCEGLRETYAGVWQGLTHAEILDRYGEQYEAWKRGEPVRRGGGELETEVADRAAPLVLNAADKLPDGGVLVVVSHGGTIRTTIGRLLGLDPVSWESLGGLTNCCWSVLGEGVRGWRLNEHNAGTLPEAVLGDDS
- a CDS encoding LCP family protein; its protein translation is MNDANPRWQYAEGGPDNESDPYAQDPYYQQQHYGYDAYGRPLAPQQDLQQQEYADPYYTDPSQTYGGQQQGAPQQGGQHQGGQPPGWIPQQPQRPYYEQPQQPQGYGTGQQAPYQTGQQPVYDTGRQQAYETGRQPLYGTGQQPVYDTGQQQAYDTGPQPQGYDTGQQAPYQTGQQPVYDTGQQQIYDTGQQPPYGTGQQPLHNTGPQPLGPEAPAAPEPAAEPAAGYHTEQFSFLDEASEESEEVIDWLKFSESRTERREEARRRSHNRKVGLAVLLVLAVLGAGGYLWHAGRIPGLNQAGTAPVASGGAQKRDVIVVHMLPVNGGPSSTALLVDNATKGRGTTVLIPGGLQVGADDGTTTTLDKSVADGVGPTRDALNALLGTDIKGSWRLDSPYLELLVDSLGDVFVNTDTAVKGTGKDSGTTLVPKGPQEELTGQAAVAYATYKGPGESQTDQLARFGQVMQAVLKKMPSDADDATRTVQGLSQILDPSLTDKQLGASLAQLAELAKTGAYDTAMMAVQPDGTLGAQAAGSVVKDVLGGNVKQTGGSSAQARVQIQDATGTAKAADIAQAAIVNGGTYVYVPGGKAASTQPLSQVRYADPARLAAAKDVAATLGLPASAVQPGTVPSNADVVVVLGKDYKLPSDD
- the rsfS gene encoding ribosome silencing factor, producing the protein MTATDRSIELTRHAAQAAADKLAHDIIAYDVSDVLSITDAFLVASAPNDRQVKAIVDGIEETLLKELDVKPVRREGERDGRWVLLDYIDIVVHVQHSEERVFYALERLWKDCPEIELPEEAVATRGKAEAHARASAAGEDEGA